The genomic DNA GGTGGTGTGTTTAAACTATGGTGGATTTTAGGGGGTCGCCACTGAGTCTGGGAGATGGGCAGTTGGACTGTGTCGTTACAATTCTCAGAAGATGGTGGTAGATAGGAGGCAGGTGAACAGGAAATGACAGACAGAGGGGATTTTCCCTTGTAGAAAAGGGATGCCACAGACACATAGATTTGGCAGTTCCGGGATGTGCTGCCTGtggcgctcagggctggggaaagaacccTAAAAGAAAATTCCCAGGTGGACTCCACATCCGTTAAAGGCCATTTTTACTCAAGattcaagacaaaggactcagagtTTGAGAAATTAAATTCCACTTTATTCTTTCCAAGCCAGAAATACAAGCTAAAaatctcctccccacacccagtaACCTCAGCTCAAAGCATttcggccccagcccagcaagGCACTGCTcccacctcccgcaggcatcagCAACGTTGTACAGTGGGCAGAAAAAATGCAGAGGATCCATTAGAGATGCCAGGATTCAGTCACAGGGAAGCAAACGCTGTGAGAGCAGGAAAGCCAGGGAGCTCGGGTTAATGGGAGCCAGAGAAGGGTGCGTCATCTCCAATCCCGGCTGAGGGGGTTATACCCCAGGGATGTCCTTGGCGTGCATGTAGTGAGCGTGACAGAGAGAGTCTCTGTTAAGGATGCTGTGGAGGGGGGTAGCAGTGACCATCTTGGTTCACAGACTCCCCACTGCCTTTCAGTCGCAGTGATGGACGTCAGCTGGCCTCAGTGCCGGCCAGGCCTGTTGACTTCCCCAGTTTCCTTCCTATCTCTGCTCAGTCTTGTCTTCCCAGGAATCACTGGTAGACCCAGCAACTCCACAAGCAGCATCATTTGTAGCTCTTTGGGATTCAGGGACAGTTTCACCCAGTGATCACAGGCTAGTTCCTGTCTCTCTCCGGCTCCAGTGCAGCAAGTTAACAATTCTCAGCCTCGGCTGTCTGGCTCTCCAGAGAAAACCCTGCAGTTTCCCAGCCCCTTATCTCTCTCCCGACCTATCTTCCATCACTGCAGGGATCCAGCAGGAACTTCCTTCCCTATTTCAGTCTCTGCCTCTCCGCCTGCAACTCTTGCACTGGCCCCATCGGTGTTTGTGCTCATGGTGGCGTATAATAATCATTGTTCAAATAACACTAAGATCTCATGGCAAAGGTTCGGAAAATGGTACAAATAAAGGAAGAGCGTTCTGGCACGTGGTCATTTGTCTTTTGGAGTCCTCACTAAATCTACATGATGTCCTGCAAAACAAAACTAATATCCTACTAGGGGACCAAATGGCCTTCAGCAAATAGAGAACAAGCCACAATACAGCATGGACTATAAGAAACTTTCAGGTTCATATATAGTGAGATCCCAGAGCATGTTCCAGTTGATTCAAAATCAAGAGAACAGACTTACCCACACACTCCTCTTAACTATCAACACCTGCTTCATTCGGCACCTTCTTATATTGTCATGATGGTTACAAAAGTTTTAACACCGTCCTAATGCAAAGAGAAAACCCAAATTCCCATCTGATGGAAACTGGAATTTAAGCTCAGAACGATCACAGACTGTGGGGGATTCATCTGAATTCTCCCTCCAGTTTTGCAACATTTTGACCCGCAGCCCTCCCGAGTCTGACTTAGCATGAAAGAAATCAAAGATATATGCAGGggaattggatttttttaaataaactgtgaCCAGCCCCAGTGATGGAATTGATAGAATTCCTCTCCTGTGAGGAGTTTCTAATGTCAATTCCACTCTAAGCTTTTTCCATGTTAAAGATATTTAAGAGGTTTATTCCCTGTACAACTTTCCTGATGTGTGATACAAGCTGACCCCAGCTGAAGCTTACCCCACATTCAAGGTTTCTTTcctctgtggattctctgatgtccaaTATGAGTTGACTTCcgactgaaacttttcccacagtcgaggcatttatagggtctctctcctgtatgCATTCTTTGATGTTTAATAAGGGCTGTGTTGTCAATGaaccttttcccacagtccaggcacttatatggtctctctcctgtgtgagttCTTTGATGGGAAATTAGATTTGAGTTCCAGCTGAATGTTTTCCCACACTCgaggcatttatagggtttctctcctgtatGTGTTCGCTGATGTGAAATTAGGTATGAGCTCTgattgaaacttttcccacactccagGCACTTATAGGGTTTATCTCCCGTGTGAGCACTCTGATGTGAAATAAGATCTGAGCTCAGaacaaagcttttcccacagtccagacatttatagggtttctcacctgtgtgggTTCTCTCGTGCCTAATAAGATCTGAGCTCtgaatgaagcttttcccacattccAGGCATTTATAAGGTTGTTCGcctgtgtgggttctctgatgcctaataaggtttGAACCCTGATTGAAACCTTTCCCACAGTCaaggcatttatagggtttctcccctgtgtggatcctctgatgggaAATAAGGTTTGCAGTATGACTGAAACCTTTCCCACAGACAAGGCacttatagggtttctctcctgtgtggatcctctgatgggaAATAAGATTTGAGCTCTGACTGAAAACTTTCCCACAGACAAGGCACTTGTAAGGCTTCTCTCCAGTGTGGACCTTCTGATGTGAAATAAGATGTGACCGCCGAATAAAGATTTTCCCACACTCGCTGcatgtgttttttttctcttctctgggcATTCTCTGTTGGGCCGTGGTTTCCTTGAGGTCCTTGCAACCTCCACCATCATTTATGGGTTCACGTGTTTTCTTCCCTGGgttgcatcccagcaatctctCTGATCTGCGCTGAGTTCCACAAGGCTTTCCTCGTTTACGATCCTGGTAAAAATTCCCCTCAGTTCTTCCCAATACTGTTCCCTGCAGATCCACGTCCTCACAATTTTCCCGCTGTGGATTCTCCTTCTCATtcaccagcccagcaccccctggaaTACAGAAAGAGAATCCAGACAGGAGTCATCCCCGATGCTGGGGAGAAAGGAATGAAAGAGGAACAGCAAAGAGGGGAAACACAACACAACAACCGTTGGGGTGACTGAGAAAGGGAACATTTACTAATCCCTCTGTAATTTTTCCTTCTTTGAAGTGGGTCCCTGGTGCTCCATAATCCATTAAAACTGGGATATTCCTTCTCATTGTCCAAGTATAAAGGAGTGTCTTTCttttacactctctctctctcactcactctagCTTCACACTGCACTGCACCAGGTACAACAACGGCACCACAGGGTGAAGCCAGGAAGagaggttttaaaaataaattaaagaaaaaatggagCCTCCATGCTTGGAAGAAATAACCTAGTTCCAACAGACAACACAGAGCACCAGGGACACACAAAAGAGATACTGGATTCTGCCTCCACATCCCTTCCAAACACCCAGGGGATCATAAAGTCTGGGGGCGGGGAGCAGCTGCCAGATCTCAGTCAGCGTGTGAGTGGGTAACATCTGCCCCAAAAATGGAGCTAGTcccaggaagggaggggaagagacaagAATGAATACAGAGAGGACAAGACGATGCTTCTGCCACCTCAGAGGATGCAGGATAGAGATGAATTAGGTCTCCCTTGTGTTTCCAAATCTCTTATCCCATGGCTGAGGGAGTGGGGCTCAAAGTCTGTCAAATGGGCTGTGGGGAGTATGGGTTCACTCCCCTGAAACTGAAGGGTCTGtctgcacagctgctgggagGTGTGATCACCAGCTTGGTAGACAGACAAGCACTAGTGTCTGACAACAGCAATGTGGCTGGCCATGGCCGCACGGGCTGTGGCTCGGattagccacctgagtacaatcCTGCCCTGCCCCGGGCATGTCCTCAGGTGACTAGCGCTAGCCGCTATCTGTGTTGCTATTTTTAGGCACTAGCTCTAGCAGAACTAGTGCATGTAAATCCCCGAGCTGGGAATCCCACCTCCCAGATGCTGTGTGGACGTAACCTAAGGGACTTGGGAAGAACCTGAGCAGAAGCCAAACTGGCCACATCATAGATCTCCCCACTCAATAAGCTTCTAATAACCATGGAGATGGGaatcccttacccagcgaggtcaccatCTCATAATTCTCTTGCATGatgtccctgtagagggctctctgagtggggtccagcagagcctcctgtccctgggtgaaatacacagccacctcctcagtcaccggcccctgaaacaATAAGAgtcccccactcagcacctgctgctccaGCTACAAGACCGCTATTCATGGGGGAGGAGGGCCGACAAAATGGAAGCTCTGAGGGTTGGGGAGGGAAAGGGTAGCAGAATCCCACTCTCACCCTGCTCAGACCAGCCAGGAGGCTTcaggaggggagaaagagagagctcCTTGTCCCGCCCAGCGGATGGAGGATGGCAGGGGCCTTCCCATTTATCTCACACCTATTAGCTAGAGGCTTATACAGGTTGCAGGCTTTGAGGCTGTGACAAAGCAGGGCATTTTCCTAAATGTTTTGTATGAACactgtgtgtgtgcctcagtttcccctgcctgTTGCAAGGGTGTCTGATCTTCTCAGCCAACCCTAGGGGGCCAGGTGTGACTGTCGTCTAGCTGCTCAGTCCCAAGCAATGGATGGACATTTTGTAAATTAGAAATGgaaggctgggggggcggggtagTGGGGAGGCACCCACTGCAAGAAGCCAGCCAGTTGTGACAAGTTTGAGAATAAAGAGGAGGTGGAGGCCGGGTGACCAAAGGATGGAGAGGGAGCAACTGGGCCTGACTGAGGGTGGGCTGTTACTCTCCTTTtttgggtcgggggggggggggggaagaatcaGAACTGTGGGCTCTGGCTTTGCTGTAACTTCTTGTGTTCTGAAGTAACAAAGAACTTTTCCACGCTGCATTCCAGAGAACTAAAATAAACCCGTCTGTTTTACAGCGCTGGGCTGGGAGTCACTGTGGAAGTTGAGGGTGCAGGACTCCCCTTTTAGGGGGGTGTAAGGTTTTCCCCCAGGTGGGCTCGCTGCGGGAGCTCCTGGTGTGGAACAGGGGCGCTGAAGCCAAGCAGGAAGTGGGTGTgtgcccggggggtgggggggtggagagacacacagCAGAGGGTCCTGCCTGGGTTTGATTCAGAGTTGTTCCAGAACCGGTGACAGTTCCTCCCGACAGCTGGGTGTGAGAGGATGGTGCAACTCTGCTGGGTGCCCCCTTCAAatttcacagcagcctctggcTAGCGGGTTCAGGTGCCAGCACTGGGAGTTTGGTttgttttcccagccctgcccagtgcgtttctttcctgttccacaaaTGGGGGAATCTGCATCCCCCCAAAGGGCCTGTTCTGAACATTATGCCACAGACTGAACATGTCCCAGCAGGTTTTCCCGACTCTGTCACCACCTCCCTCGTCCTGCGTATTTCCTGCTCCAGCCCTTCTAACACAAACCCACCAGCAGACCCCTGAAACTCCCCTCTCTGAACGGGTTTCCCGTCCCCCTGCAGGATGTGTTGTAGTCACTGGGATCGGGCAGCCCTACCCCGGTGGGGAGCTCCATTTTCAGACAGAGAGTGAAAATTCATACAAAAGTTACAACCACCGATAACAACAAATGTTGCTAGGAAAAGATACACAAAGGAGATAGGCTGAGTCAGCCCAAACAAGAAAGGTCTAAATAGACATGGGAGGAGTGGGTCTGAAACCTGGTCTCCTAAAATCCAAGTgaacgccctgccccagggctgaagtcagtctccctctctctcacccaACACTTACGCAACCATTTATACATAGCCCTATGCACcaaactccaggagagggttcagggcTAGGAATCACTCAGCAGAGATAGCCATCTAAGTCCCTTTGAGGGCAGGGACATATGACCCACCCCTCTCCGCAGCGTTTCCCATGGGCTAGCTCCCCAGTCAGCATGCTGTTTTGTGGATTCCATTTTTAAGTGCTTGGCTCTATCCCGGTATAATATAGAGAGCCTGGGAACCTAAATCAGGATTGTGGCTTCACACCTAAAAGTAATGCTTAAGTCTCTGTATGTCTAGCGCTCAGTGATTTCCCTTTGATCATTGGGGATTTAATCTCCCACCCGCCCACTCTCCATTTGGTGTcacagatttttaaagccagaaggggaaGAGACCATTGAATTTAgaaaatctagtctgacctcctgaactcAAGAATTGGAGAATCCACTGCTTCccataatagtttttttttccagtagttAATCACCCTAAATTTCCATTTGAATTTCTCTGGCTTTCAGACATTCTTTCTCCTTATGTttctctctgctagattcaagctTTTCGAACCTGATATTTTCTTTTCATAACCAAATCAATGACTCAGCTCAATATTTCTCCTTCAAAACTGAGGAGATCTCATCTAATTTAAAAATTAGAATGCAAATGTCAGTGAATTTTGAGATTTTATATTACTATTCAACAACTGAGACAGAAAATTAGGGAACTATGAGAGGATTCACATGCCAGCTAATTAGAAGAGAGAaggcaaaatcttttttttttcttcttaatagTGGTTATTTAGAGAAATAAGTAAGCACATTTATACAGATAACATATTAGTCTATAAACAGAGAAACTGAACACATTTTGAGGGGATTTTATATCAAAATTTGGCAagtgagaaaagagaaaaaacagcagTGGGGTTCCAAAGCAATAGTTTTCTAATGGAGAGAAAACGGGCTAGATTAGTGGTGATCGTATTGCTATATTTACATATAGGCTtgacagaatttgatttttttttaaatcatttcaatggataatatcaatgtttgcAAGGAtttatctttgattttttttttatttgaattttcacAGTCCCGGGAAACTATGGAGTGggccagacaataattatttcatGACTGTAGACACTGGgactcaaaaagttaaagctttataaccattaatacACAAATGGtcagcatcacatgtcaaaatatgccCCCTCCCCTCTATAAATCCNNNNNNNNNNNNNNNNNNNNNNNNNNNNNNNNNNNNNNNNNNNNNNNNNNNNNNNNNNNNNNNNNNNNNNNNNNNNNNNNNNNNNNNNNNNNNNNNNNNNGGAAGCAGGGACCgggggggatgggtggggggctggggaagcagcGGGGGCCAGAACACCAAAATGCCAGTTCCCCCAGAGTGCCATTTTCCCCAAGGCTGGCCCCGGGAGGGTGACATGGGTGACCGCCCAGGGTGCTGTGGTCAGAGGGGGTTGCTGAAGGGGGCCTGGACCGTCACCAGGAGGTTGACCGCGGCTGTGGTGGCAAGAGTGAGGGGGCTGCCATTGTGCCTCCACCACCAACAGTTACTAGTCGCCACTGCAtctatatcagtgtttctcaatctaCAGCTGACAATTTATTTAAGAATGACAGGGTAACAATGAGAAAGGCAGC from Gopherus flavomarginatus isolate rGopFla2 chromosome 12, rGopFla2.mat.asm, whole genome shotgun sequence includes the following:
- the LOC127033327 gene encoding zinc finger protein 501-like isoform X2 — protein: MQENYEMVTSLGGAGLVNEKENPQRENCEDVDLQGTVLGRTEGNFYQDRKRGKPCGTQRRSERLLGCNPGKKTREPINDGGGCKDLKETTAQQRMPREEKKNTCSECGKIFIRRSNLISHQRIHTGEKPYKCLVCGKGFSHTANLISHQRIHTGEKPYKCLDCGKGFNQGSNLIRHQRTHTGEQPYKCLECGKSFIQSSDLIRHERTHTGEKPYKCLDCGKSFVLSSDLISHQSAHTGDKPYKCLECGKSFNQSSYLISHQRTHTGEKPYKCLECGKTFSWNSNLISHQRTHTGERPYKCLDCGKRFIDNTALIKHQRMHTGERPYKCLDCGKSFSRKSTHIGHQRIHRGKKP
- the LOC127033327 gene encoding zinc finger protein 239-like isoform X1, whose translation is MQENYEMVTSLGGAGLVNEKENPQRENCEDVDLQGTVLGRTEGNFYQDRKRGKPCGTQRRSERLLGCNPGKKTREPINDGGGCKDLKETTAQQRMPREEKKNTCSECGKIFIRRSHLISHQKVHTGEKPYKCLVCGKVFSQSSNLISHQRIHTGEKPYKCLVCGKGFSHTANLISHQRIHTGEKPYKCLDCGKGFNQGSNLIRHQRTHTGEQPYKCLECGKSFIQSSDLIRHERTHTGEKPYKCLDCGKSFVLSSDLISHQSAHTGDKPYKCLECGKSFNQSSYLISHQRTHTGEKPYKCLECGKTFSWNSNLISHQRTHTGERPYKCLDCGKRFIDNTALIKHQRMHTGERPYKCLDCGKSFSRKSTHIGHQRIHRGKKP